One window from the genome of Maylandia zebra isolate NMK-2024a linkage group LG18, Mzebra_GT3a, whole genome shotgun sequence encodes:
- the znf622 gene encoding cytoplasmic 60S subunit biogenesis factor ZNF622 — protein sequence MASYTCISCRVAFADGEVQRAHYKTDWHRYNLKRKVADMPPVTAENFQERVLAQRAAADQQLTDASATEYCTICNKKFSSANAYQNHLQSHKHQQAEKQTLLAAQRRVEKMNEKNLEKGLSDEKVDNDARNKALQQALKEQQRSSPAKQDHAQTSQGATKQRTEKLDKPPRMMWLEEQAKRREREEGGTAGEGEEDWEDVNEDDEGDDGDEMEADDEEEVMDQEEGESTALSDTQPPALPGSIPVTDCLFCSHHSKSLMKNVTHMTKVHSFFIPDVEFLVDLKGLIRYLGEKVGAGNVCLWCNEKGRSFYSSEAVQSHMLDKSHCKLFTDGDAALEFADFYDFRNSYPDRKEGEDAEMDDEELADDKNLEYDDETMELMLPSGAKIGHRSLMRYYKQRFGAQRAVVLTHNKNAVGRVLRQYKSLGWGGDTGNSALNQKQKDMQYVQMMKSKWMLKMGISHNTIKQKHFRAQVMF from the exons ATGGCCTCATATACTTGCATCAGCTGCCGAGTAGCTTTCGCAGATGGTGAGGTGCAGCGTGCACACTATAAAACCGACTGGCATCGGTACAACTTGAAGCGGAAGGTGGCCGACATGCCCCCCGTCActgctgaaaacttccaggaacGTGTCCTCGCTCAGAGGGCCGCTGCTGACCAGCAGCTGACCGATGCATCAGCCACTGAGTACTGCACCATCTGCAACAAGAAGTTCTCCAGCGCCAATGCTTACCAGAACCACCTGCAGTCCCACAAACACCAACAGGCCGAAAAGCAGACCCTTCTCGCTGCCCAGAGGAGAGTGGAGAAGATGAATGAGAAGAACCTGGAGAAGGGGCTTAGTGATGAAAAGGTGGATAATGACGCAAGGAATAAGGCCCTGCAACAGGCGCTGAAAGAACAGCAGAGATCGAGCCCTGCCAAGCAAGACCATGCACAGACCTCACAAGGAGCAACAAAGCAGAGGACTGAGAAGCTGGATAAACCTCCCAGGATGATGTGGCTGGAGGAGCAAGCCAAGAGGCGAGAAAGAGAAGAAGGTGGCACAGCTGGTGAAGGTGAAG AAGACTGGGAGGATGTAAATGAAGATGATGAGGGCGATGATGGtgatgagatggaggcagatgatgaagaggaggtgaTGGATCAGGAGGAGGGAGAGTCCACCGCTCTGTCTGACACCCAACCTCCCGCTCTACCCGGCTCCATCCCCGTCACTGACTGCTTGTTCTGTTCCCACCACTCCAAGTCCCTCATGAAGAACGTCACACACATGACCAAAGTCCACAGTTTCTTCATCCCTGATGTGGAGTTCCTCGTAGATCTGAAGGGCCTCATCCGTTACCTCG gAGAAAAAGTCGGTGCTGGGAACGTGTGCTTATGGTGTAACGAAAAGGGGCGTTCATTTTACTCATCAGAAGCAGTACAGAGTCACATGTTAGACAAAAGCCACTGTAAGCTCTTCACAGATGGCGATGCCGCCCTGGAGTTTGCAGACTTCTATGACTTCAG GAATAGTTACCCTGACAGAAAAGAGGGGGAGGATGCTGAAATGGATGATGAAGAGTTGGCTGATGACAAGAACCTGGAATATGACGACGAGACGATGGAGCTGATGCTCCCTTCAG GTGCTAAGATTGGCCACCGCTCTCTTATGAGGTACTACAAACAGCGGTTCGGAGCCCAGCGAGCGGTGGTTCTGACCCACAATAAGAACGCCGTTGGCAGAGTGCTCCGGCAGTACAAATCCCTCGGCTGGGGAGGAGATACAG